The genomic DNA AACTATCATTGTGTATATTTAAAATAATAATTTACCTTGCAAACCTTCCACCATTGTTGATGTAACAATCACGACAGTGTGTTTTCCAACAACATCCTCATTCAGAGAATGAGCTAAATGTCCCCATAGAGTTATCCTGACTGTATCATCCCTGAGTCTGCCATAAAATACTTTATTAGATCAAATGATGGTAATATTATTTCATGGTCCTTATTAATTTGAAGCAAATGCAAAGTCTTACTTTGATATAAGAAGTTCAATCTCTCGAATATCCCTTTTGCGTGGATTTGCAGTATTTTTCATTATGATCCTAGATTCAAGTTTCTTAATCTTTGTGAGTAATCCAATAACATCTGCAAACAGTAAAGAAAAAAGATTAATATATTAAAAATCTAGAATGTAGATATAATTTTAAGACACTTATCATAGACATACCTGAGCATTGTTTATCTATATTTTTTCGCTCTAGCAGTGTATCTCTAGAAGCAAACTCAAagtaatattttttaaaattgacTAAATCTGCATCCAATGCCTGAACATTTGTGTTATAGACAAAAACTACTTTAAATAAATTCTTTACTGGACGATATCTGGCATCTTCTTGGACTTTGAAATTGCTAAGTGCATAGATAGAGCCCTCAATGATCTTTGGCTTATAACTGTCAATAAGATTCTTCCAAATAGTAGCACGAATTGTATCACCCTGTAAAAGACAATAAATGCTTTTACAGTGAGTACTTAAACATGTGATAAGATTTATTGCTGAAAAAATTATGTTACAAAGAACAATACCTGTTCATCCATAAGAATCATATCTAAGCTCATAAGTTCGTCTGTTGCAAAATTAATTGATTCCCATATTTTTATAACTCTCACTTTAATGTTCCATGACTGCCCAACTGTTGTCAATTGTCTCATTTTTTTGTATGTCATATTGTTAGGACCTGTAAGACATGAAgaagaggtggcatgaggtaATACCTgagcttgatggacaaaagatAGGTTGTAGAAGTAATCAGATTGTTAATACCTCGGTCGCAAGCAACAGGTTGGCAGAGGGAGTATCCGACTCGTTGTGCCCCCCGGCGTCGAGGCGCTGCCTCAGCGTGAAGGGATGTTGAAGAAGGAGGGAAGCTATCTCCGGCAGCTGACACGCAGAAAATAAGCCCGTAGTAATTGTTGTTTGAATCTGCTATTTTGCCATCTATTTATTTATAAAGCTGCAATCCTTTTTCTTGTCAGAGTTCTATACGTGTTCTTTTGTCATGGTTGTACTCCTTTTCCTTATCACGTTCATACATGTACGTGCAGTTTGGCATCTATTTCGTGTTCTTTTGTCATGGTTGTACTCCTTTTCCTTATCACGTTCATACATGTACGTGCAGTTTGGcatctatttatttatattcCTTATCACGTTCAATACATTGATTTTTTTATAAAGCTGCAATTCTTTTTCTTGTCGGAGTTTTATACGTGTTCTTTTGTCATGGTAGTACTCCTTTTCCTTATCACGTTCATACATGTACGTGCAGTTTGCCATCTATTAATTTATATTCCTTATCACATTCAATACATTGATGATTGATTGACATGGACTCGTATGATTAttctagaccgttagatctttatAAAATCTAATGGTCcaaattcttttctttttaggattaacgtgggaatttcttaaccttctcggcgaacgtggtggcttcttttagcTTCTTCTAACACtcccttattaatataatagatagatagatactcATATTGGTATGAGGATCTTATGTTGACATAAAAATTGTAGTGATCAGAAGCGTCTCTGGAGCACCTGTGGCTACCTCAGACACATGTACTCACATTTGGATGAGGCCTACAGAGAattgcaaaaaaagaaaaagaaatggttCCCCAAAATATGATGAGAATACATGCTCCTCTGCTGTTGAAATGCTCAGAAGCGCCGCACCTAtttaagaaaaatatactacCATGAATGAGCGGAATGAATGAGTAATCCAGCCCGGCAACAAGAGGATCCTGTGGACGAAGATATCTCCTTGCAACTGCTCCTGCACTGCCATGGACCCTAGCACAACTGAAACGAACTGAACAGCTGCACGAGGTCACGAACTCAATCTTCAGGTTAGTGTGATGGTTGTTGAGTGCTGCAGATTATTGTACGCAGAGGAGGCATAAAACTAATCAAATGATGGATAATAAAAATGGAGTGTCGCGTTGCCTCGCTTTTCCTGCCGGTGCGGGtagcctttttcttttctccccgcTGCCGGGCAACAACCGTCGAAGCAGATCCAAATGTCAGCAACGTACTGTCAGTTCAGTTGTGCTACCGCACAGCACGTGAACGGTGAACAACCACCGGCTGGCTGATCCAAATGTCAGGTTCCCTTGCAGTTGCACAGCTAGAGGATTCTCCCGTCCTGCCTGCACGCGTGGTCCTGGTCCTATCGGCAGCCTTTCTACTAGGGGTCGTTGGGAAAGCAACGCACCgccggacgaggaggaggaccgaGGACGCGACGGGAGGGACGCCTCTGGCAGAAAGCTCTCCGCGCTACGGAGTACGAGCACAAGCGTTGCTGCAAAAGCTGCACTTGAGCCCATCCCACATGGAAGGAGCCTGTGGCATGCGCATAGGACAATCGACTGAACTTTCTCCTGCAGTCCCCTACCTCTCGTCTTCGTCTCAGGCTCTCAGTATCATCCAGTGCCAGTCACGGTATCTGCAGAAGCTGGAGCACCAAACACTGCAGTATCATGGTGAAACATGAATTTACCATGGCTTCAAATCACCAAATGGCAATGCCACTACTCCTACCCACTAGCATAGCAGGATTATCCAACTGCCGAGCTGCTCATTGCCATTGCTAGTGTTCCTCATGTGCATCGCTAATGACATCCTCTCATAGATCCTTTTGGACAGCTGTCTCTGACAGAGATTCCTAACCACTACTAGCACCACTGGTGCTTTTTTTTAAATCAGACTAGCACCCCTGGTGCTAGGTCTTAGCGATTGTCCAGCCACTAACAGGCAGCCAATTACTACATGCAGATCTAGAGAGGCCATCATTCCAACCCGAGCTCTATAATGCAGAGTTAGGTGAGTTTAGCAGCACCACAGCTAGCCACTAGCTGCTAAAAACCGGGACACCTCTGTGCACTCTTTCTTGAAAAAAAATggggaagagaaaaaaaatcttacatgAGTACATGACCATACCAACGGGTCTCCTGTTCACGTTGTTCTTTCTGTATATCTGTTGCGTGTCTGTATCGGTTTTCGATTCGGTACGTGCCACGTTTGACCACCAGTGTTTGTTCTCTTGCTCCTCCTGTCCGGGACCAATCCGCCCTTGGGCGGTTGCACTTGCTGTCTGGTTCCTGTGTGTCAGTGTGTGCATGCCGGTGAAGACGATCGCTCGTCGCCGTTGTTGAAAGGTACCTATCGTATCCCTATCCCCACTCTCTGATCTTGGAGATGAGCCGGCAATGGTCACTGGGCAAATGGATGCTCCCGAACCGTTACTGAGACCACAATTTAGGGCACCGACTGTACTCAAAAGCACGGTACCTGCTGCCCAACTCGCCCTTCTCAAAAATTTTcttacagtacccgtcacatcgaatcttcgggcatatacatagagcattaaatgtagttgaaaaaaataactaactacACAGTTCAACTAGaaatgacgagatgaatcttttaagcctaattagtctctaattaaatattaattatcaaataacaatgaaagtgctacagtacccaaacTCAAAAAATTTCATAAACTAAACACTGTTCTACCAGAAAGCCATTAGTCGTTTGGTGATTGCTATTAAGGCCACTAGACAAAACATGCAGCGTGaccttttcaaaaaataaatattttcctTTCCAGAAAAATGCCGCGTGAAGGTGACAGATTTGTGCTATATTTGCGCAAAAATCGCTTTCGGATTCCCACTGAAATCAAGTGGTTCGAGTGTTTCGGCTATTTTTTTCTGGGCCTATCTGACACTGCGATCAGAGAGTATTTTGCTTGGCCTGTGTTCCTCCTGTAATTTCGGCACCGACACATACGCCGGCAGAAAGTACAGAGTCGAAGGCGCTAGGAAAACCCGTCGGAACCGTTCCACCCATGATGCGTTCGGTGTGAAGCACCCAACTTGCAACCAAATTTGCGATCAAATCAGAACACGTCTAGTTGGCATACAGTTGCTTGCTTTGCTGGGGAAGAAATGACGTCGATGCATTCTGCACGGCCGGCGAGCATTTCATGATCAGGGCATAAGTTCAGAACAGTTAGACGATAGGTCAGCATGATTCCTGCATTACCTGTTCAGTGGAAACAAGACCACTTCTGAATTCTTATCAGAGTCACAAGGTTATGATGATTAGTTCGAGTTCAGGGTTTTGATCCGGTGACATTTGAACAAAAAGGATCACACAATGAACATCTAACAATTAGAGCTAAACAATGTGCTCCCGGAGGAAAAATTGACCCAATATTATACTTTCTATTTACCCACTTGGCACAATTCTGTTGTTTCATGTCAAAATCTGTGCTGGGTTTCCCTCTCTCATATAGCTTAACAAGGAGAGCATCTCCTTTTTGTGGACTATTTCTTCCAAAAGAATacccaaaaggaaaaaaataaaacaaactccAGATTCACAGGGTAAAGCCAGTCACAAGATTTGCCAAGCATGTCAATTGCTCTAACTCTTTTATTCCACGTTATTCCCATTGTTTGTTGTCCCCCAATGTCCAGTATGTCTTCACAACAAGGAGGAGCTTCTCGCGGACGAGCGGACCATCTTCGTGATCCACGATCTGGCTATTCCATCTCATCCCGTCCGCGATGCTCTTTATCTTCACTAACAGGTCCACGTCATCTCTGATGATGACCGTGCCCTCCGGCCTCAGGATCCTGTCCATTTCCAGCAGAATGTTCTCCATCTCACACCTTGCAAAGCAGAGGAATTGTCAGTCTTACTGAGGTTTACACGTTATCTTGAAATTTACTTGCAGCAATTACAATCGACAGTTCTTAGATTAAGAGTTCATGTGGGACTGATTTACATAATGCAGCCATAACCCTTAATAAGTTATTAAGCTGAGGCAAGCCAGTTCGGCTAAAACGTATACCAGACGAACTGTACAGAAACAACTATCTAAATAGGACAAAAGCTGCTGTGCCAGACTGAAACCTACTGCActtttgggtgtgtttagatcctacAAAACCCTGCAAAATTGGCATTGTAGCGAACTGTAGCACTTTTtcgtttgtggtaaatattatcctatCATGAagtaactaggctcaaaagattcgtctcgaaatgtacatctaaactgtgaaattagttattttgtttacctAAATTTCATACTTGATGCATGCGTCTTTTGGTACATTTAataattcgatgtgatggaaattttggaaagtttggaggaagttgggggaactaaacacagcctttgtATATTTACCTGCCATTGTATAGCGTGAACACTGAATCAGCATGAATGAGGTCGTAGGTCCGGGGATAAGTAGACATGCCCTCACACCTGCAGTGAATTCAGATTTCAGAAGGGGACGTCAGACCAGGCAAGGATGAATACCTGAGTCCTGACAATCTACGAGGCACCCATGTTTGCAGTACTAATACGTACCAGTCCTGGTAGCTCCCGATAAGGCCACGCTCGTATATTACCCCCAGGGTTGTCGAGTTGCCCACAGTCGGGACCATGTTCATGACCCACACAGGGTCATCCACCAATGCTGCAGCGAAGCTGCCAAACTTCGCATTCATATCAAGCAAATTGCGGTACCGGCCCTTCTGCCCGAATTGAGAGATCACGGACTTGTAGTGTCCAACTCTCCTCTTCCATAACTCAGTATCTTCGACATACATCTCTTCCGTGACCCCCTCGATGCTGCCACTGGCAATCCTGGGCGGTACTGCAGTGAGCCTTTCCGGCCATTTCTTCAACTCGCCACCGGCAACCTCCTTTAAGTCACTGACCTCTGGGAGTGGAGTTATACAAGTCTCCATCTTGTCGTACCTAAAATCAATCACGTGAATATGATTAGCGATTTACTAGAAAATACATTGAGTTGAACTGAAAATGGTTAACATGGTGCTATACTTACCAGGCAGCATCTGGATTTTGGCTAGAGCAAAAGGGTGGGGACTTGATAACCTTGTGAATGGCCTTGCAGTGAATGTGGTTAGTAGGCTTCTGCCAGATAGCAATGTCACCGACCTCCATGACCTTCTTCCAGCAGAGGCTTTTGGCAACTTTCTCAATAGCTTGCTGCTCTGCATTCAGGTCCTCTCTAGTCCTGGCCCAACCCTTCCAGTGCTTCTTCCAGTTGATGGGTGGTCCGGACAAGATCCAATACCCTCCAGGCCGCAGAACGCGATCGATCTCTATCAGGTATAGACCATCTGCATGTAAATGGGAAGAATAAGTATATGGCAATCAACTGAATTCTGAACACTTGCAGCATTGGTTGTCCATAATGCAGCATACCATAGAGCTGCCATGGGATGAGGCAGCGGGAGCAATGCGCCATGTCAAAGGAACGGGCCGGATAGGTGAGCCGATTGGAGGCAAGCACCCCAATCATGGCTGGCACACCACGCTCCAGTGCAAACTGCACCTGTGCCTCATGTGAATCTCGCGGTGCGAAGGACATGGCCAGGATGTTGCGCGACAGCAAGTAGGCTCCCCAACTCGCAACCTGAACAGAGCAGCAGAATGAGCTCATTCGTCAAATCAGAAATCCAGTTTTGCCGCTAAGGTAGTTGCCCAAATCCAGGGGTGCAAGAATAGTAAAGTTCACAATTCCTCCAGGTGCAATGCCTGAAACGATCGGACTAAAATGCCATGTTCAAATTGGCAACAAGCACAACTGTTTGGAGTGCTATCCTGCGCAATGGCACTACAGAAAAAAGGCACCCATTTCCACGGCGTACCTGGTGTATACAAGTATACAACAGATACGCCTTCCTGACGTCCTATCAAGAATTTGATGAGAACCCAATCGCAAATACAGATATAATTGCTGTATAGTTCTAAAAAAAAGATATGTTTGCTGTACGTGGGATGCTACTTTGCAGAAAAGGACAGGCACGTAGACATCAAATCATTAACATCAGCATTATTGCAAAGATTACAGCTCTATCTACTCCCCTACGCTTCAGCAGTGATCCCCCGGGCGAAGACAAAATCTCTGCCAAAGCCAGTCTTGTGCAAGATGGTCCCACAGTGTATTCACTGGGAGTTGTCAAATTCACGAGTGATCAATGTTTACAGTCTTAATATTGCAATTTTTTCGTTGTGCACTGCAGCCAGATTCCGTTTACCAAATGAAGCGGCGGCCCAGCCAATGCCCCTCCTATCGGGTTGGAGTACCAGCTTTAGTCGGGTCATGCCCGTTTGCAGTGACACCCCCCCTCTGACCCGAAATCGCGGAAGGGATCGGAAACTTCCGACACCCGCAAAGCTAGCAAACGCCATTCCCGAGATCTCCGTCTGCTATTCTCAAATCTTCTGACTGGAATTGACCACGAATTCGTCCATGCCTTCGCGAGGCACGAATTGATTTTTTGTGCGCAtgcgatcatttgaagcaaaTGGGCAGTGTTGATGTGCGATTGCGATCGGAGTGGGCTTACCCCGCAGCCGGTGTCGAGGGCGGTGCGGATGGATCCGTCGCGGAGCGGGATGATCCTCCCGATGTCGTCGATGTAGGCGTCGGCGCCGCGCGGGAACATGGTGCCTCCCCCGGGGAAGCGGAACTTGTCGCCGTCGACGCGGATCCAGTTCTGCACCGCCTTCTCGACGGTGAGCTCCTTGTGCGGGACGTTGGCGAACCAGGCGACGTCGCGGCTGGCGGGCCACGGGAACGGGTTGCGGTAGCCCCTGGGCGCCGGCACGAGGCAGCGTTGGCGCTCGGCGTCGGAGGACGGGCAGTGGCGCTCCCGGTAGACGAGGCGGTCGCGCGAGAAGCGGAGGGAGCGGTCCACGTCCTCGCAGGGCGTGTACTCGGAGTACTTGGCGGGGCAGGCCTCGTAGGCGCgctggcgcggcgcggcctccGCCTCCATCCCCTCCGCGGTGTGGTGCGCGGCGAAGTCGAGCGGCCCcgcggaggagggggaggaggagcccgcGGAGACGGTCGGGGTCGGGGAGGCGCAGGAAACGGCGGTGGCGATGgagacggcggcgctggcgccggcggtgggggccgtGGAGAAGCCGCCGTGGTGCCAGATGCCGAGGAGGTAGGACAGGGAGCAGAGGACCGCGACGGCCGCGAGGTGGAGCAGCGAGGGGCGGCgcccggctgcggcggccgacGAGAGGTGCAGCTTCGCGGCGGTGGCACCCGCCGCCATGGCGAACCTCCTCTGCAGCCGCGGCCGCTCTCCGTCTCCGCTAGCGCTGGCTGCCTCCCTGCCTGCTTCCCGCACTAGCGCCCCTGTCCCTGCGTGCGCGCCGCGCCCGTCCGTCCGTGTGGTGCGCTCGCTTAAAGCGCCGGGCGGTCGCCTCGGATTGGGGCGCGGGGGCCGGGGGATtaggtggaggtggagacggGGGGAGGGAGGCGCATGTGCGCTCGCCCGGTTTGATTACCACGGGGTGGAGAcgagagagatggagagaggAGTGTTTAtggagcggagcggcggcggccggttgATTTCTGGCAAGCAAACGGTCGCGCCTTGGGAACGCCTGCCCTGGTCCGGTGTTCCCTGGGTAAAATCTGGAGCGTGGCTCAGAGGCTGGGCTCCCAGGGTGTCGACGCGGGGGAGCGTGACAGTTGTGCCGTGCTGGTTTCTTGGTAAAGCATTGAAGGACTCGCTGGAGTTACAGTGGTAGCTCGTTTGGCGCAACGTAAGAAATGGCAATGCTTCCGCTTTGCTAGCTGGATCCAAATCATCGCCTTCTGGCTTTGCTGGATCAAAATGGCAGGGCACGAACTACGCCTAGTCGTGCAAATGTTGGACAGATCAGTAGATCACGGGGATGTGAAAAGATTTTGTGGTGGTACTAGCTAGCTTCATATCCTATCAGCAGGAGTAAAGCATATAAGGAGTTTCGAAAGAGAGAGGGATCAAAACTAAGAAACGATGGTCAAAGTCTCCTTCACTTTTACTTTCACATTTTTCATTGAAAATGGAAATGATAGTTGTCGGAATCGAAAACGACATTGGTATTATagtaattttgaaaataaaaatatactaTCGAGAACATATCAATAATGATCGAAACATATTGAAACGATATTTTGAAAGACGATAAATATGTCAAAACATATAGCACAACTCTAACCATATAACTTGACACATTTCGTGCACAAATAATGATGGTTAAAATGTTAATCCAAGTATCCATCCATACATAACATGTATCTCATTTCATAGTACTAAAAATTTAGGCAATAATCCCACAATCTAAGAAACTATTCATAGTCCTATGAATTCAGGTCGATGGGTTGTGATTTAGGGT from Panicum virgatum strain AP13 chromosome 7N, P.virgatum_v5, whole genome shotgun sequence includes the following:
- the LOC120681898 gene encoding probable methyltransferase PMT15, whose amino-acid sequence is MAAGATAAKLHLSSAAAAGRRPSLLHLAAVAVLCSLSYLLGIWHHGGFSTAPTAGASAAVSIATAVSCASPTPTVSAGSSSPSSAGPLDFAAHHTAEGMEAEAAPRQRAYEACPAKYSEYTPCEDVDRSLRFSRDRLVYRERHCPSSDAERQRCLVPAPRGYRNPFPWPASRDVAWFANVPHKELTVEKAVQNWIRVDGDKFRFPGGGTMFPRGADAYIDDIGRIIPLRDGSIRTALDTGCGVASWGAYLLSRNILAMSFAPRDSHEAQVQFALERGVPAMIGVLASNRLTYPARSFDMAHCSRCLIPWQLYDGLYLIEIDRVLRPGGYWILSGPPINWKKHWKGWARTREDLNAEQQAIEKVAKSLCWKKVMEVGDIAIWQKPTNHIHCKAIHKVIKSPPFCSSQNPDAAWYDKMETCITPLPEVSDLKEVAGGELKKWPERLTAVPPRIASGSIEGVTEEMYVEDTELWKRRVGHYKSVISQFGQKGRYRNLLDMNAKFGSFAAALVDDPVWVMNMVPTVGNSTTLGVIYERGLIGSYQDWCEGMSTYPRTYDLIHADSVFTLYNGRCEMENILLEMDRILRPEGTVIIRDDVDLLVKIKSIADGMRWNSQIVDHEDGPLVREKLLLVVKTYWTLGDNKQWE